One genomic window of Actinoplanes lobatus includes the following:
- a CDS encoding MarR family winged helix-turn-helix transcriptional regulator → MGIGNDAVEIRAQGWRRLAALHGLIEMALEKELQAAHRLSVVEYTVLDALSRQDGWHMRMQQLARAAALSSSATTRLVTRLEDRGLLTRVLCADDRRGIYTELTPAGQQLLDQARPTHDRVLEESLTRAGELPELESLAAALHAT, encoded by the coding sequence ATGGGGATCGGCAACGACGCGGTCGAGATCCGCGCCCAGGGCTGGCGGCGACTGGCCGCGCTGCACGGGCTCATCGAGATGGCCCTGGAGAAGGAACTCCAGGCCGCACACCGGCTCTCGGTGGTGGAGTACACCGTGCTCGACGCGCTGAGCCGCCAGGACGGCTGGCACATGCGCATGCAGCAACTCGCCCGGGCAGCCGCGCTGTCCAGCAGCGCGACCACCCGCCTGGTCACCCGCCTGGAGGATCGCGGGCTGCTCACCCGGGTCCTGTGCGCCGACGACCGGCGCGGGATCTACACCGAGCTCACCCCGGCCGGGCAACAGCTGCTCGACCAGGCGCGCCCCACCCACGACCGGGTGCTCGAGGAGTCACTGACCCGCGCCGGGGAACTGCCCGAGCTGGAAAGCCTCGCCGCGGCGCTGCACGCGACCTGA
- a CDS encoding glycosyltransferase, which translates to MSHFLVVWSTTGQTIWEMSWLGLMPLVLVSIFVWFAWIYRVVLSRLARPTVNDFRSSVSVVVPAYREDPDILLGCLDTWLEQNPTEIIVVPDVDDHEVIRRLAEVDDPRLRVIPFVHHGKRSALGIGIRAATGELVVLVDSDTRWLPGLLDAVQMPFADPRVGGVGTQQNVYQRTSSIWRRIADWLVNQRNYDFAPGMGRAGAVSCLIGRTAAYRRSAIMPVLTDLEDEFFLGRRCDTGDDGRLTWLVLAQGYQTVHQSNAKVMSMFSSSFRAFVKQQVRWSRSSFRCGLTALWRGWFWRAPMPTKITVLQIVLTPITLGIMLGYLPFVRLELTAHSIVLVLIWSLFGRGIRHYSHLRRHPQEILLLPFAALVITFVLLPIKVYAFLTMNKQGWLTRTADSIGGEGQTAATLTRETLAAEA; encoded by the coding sequence GTGTCCCACTTTCTCGTCGTCTGGTCCACCACAGGCCAGACCATCTGGGAGATGAGCTGGCTCGGGCTCATGCCGCTCGTCCTGGTCAGCATCTTCGTCTGGTTTGCCTGGATCTACCGTGTGGTGCTGTCCCGCCTCGCCCGTCCGACCGTCAACGACTTCCGCAGCTCGGTCTCGGTAGTCGTTCCGGCCTACCGGGAAGACCCGGACATTCTGCTCGGATGCCTGGACACGTGGCTGGAGCAGAACCCCACCGAGATCATCGTCGTTCCGGACGTCGACGATCACGAGGTCATCCGCCGGCTCGCCGAGGTCGACGACCCCCGGCTACGCGTCATCCCCTTCGTTCACCACGGCAAGCGTTCCGCCCTCGGCATCGGAATCCGTGCCGCCACCGGCGAGCTGGTCGTGCTGGTCGACTCCGACACCCGCTGGCTGCCCGGCCTGCTCGACGCCGTACAGATGCCCTTCGCCGACCCCCGGGTCGGTGGCGTCGGCACCCAGCAGAATGTGTACCAGCGCACCAGCAGCATCTGGCGCCGAATCGCGGACTGGCTGGTCAACCAGCGCAACTACGACTTCGCGCCGGGCATGGGACGCGCCGGCGCCGTCTCCTGCCTCATCGGCCGCACCGCCGCCTACCGCCGCTCGGCGATCATGCCAGTGCTGACCGATCTGGAGGACGAGTTCTTCCTCGGCCGCCGGTGCGATACCGGTGACGACGGCCGGCTCACCTGGCTGGTGCTGGCGCAGGGGTACCAGACGGTGCACCAGTCGAACGCCAAGGTGATGTCGATGTTCTCGTCGTCCTTCCGCGCCTTCGTCAAGCAGCAGGTCCGGTGGAGCCGGAGTTCGTTCCGCTGCGGCCTGACGGCACTGTGGAGAGGCTGGTTCTGGCGTGCCCCGATGCCCACCAAGATCACCGTGCTGCAGATCGTGCTCACGCCGATCACGCTCGGCATCATGCTGGGCTATCTGCCCTTCGTCCGACTCGAACTGACCGCCCACTCGATCGTGCTCGTTCTGATCTGGTCATTGTTCGGCCGGGGTATCCGCCATTACTCGCACCTGCGCCGCCACCCGCAGGAGATCCTGCTACTGCCGTTCGCCGCACTGGTGATCACCTTCGTCCTGCTCCCGATCAAGGTGTACGCCTTCCTGACGATGAACAAGCAAGGCTGGCTCACCCGTACCGCCGACAGCATCGGCGGCGAGGGCCAGACCGCGGCGACCCTCACCCGCGAAACCCTCGCAGCAGAGGCCTGA
- a CDS encoding winged helix-turn-helix transcriptional regulator, whose product MTKQIKGPSEGTDLRRADSLAREIFSDVANKWALLIIETLGERTLRFSELRNEIEGISHKMLTQNLRMLERNGLVERDVHPTIPPRVEYTLTEPGQGLRATVDGMCDWTHRYLGHIEAARHRFDT is encoded by the coding sequence GTGACCAAGCAGATCAAGGGCCCATCCGAGGGTACGGACCTCAGGCGCGCGGACTCATTGGCGCGGGAGATCTTCTCCGACGTCGCCAACAAGTGGGCATTGCTGATCATCGAGACTCTCGGTGAACGCACCCTGCGCTTCAGCGAACTGCGCAACGAGATCGAGGGCATCAGCCACAAGATGCTCACCCAGAACCTGCGCATGCTGGAGCGCAACGGCCTGGTCGAGAGAGACGTGCACCCGACGATCCCGCCGCGCGTCGAATACACCCTCACCGAGCCGGGTCAGGGCCTACGCGCAACCGTCGACGGAATGTGCGACTGGACGCACCGCTACCTCGGGCACATCGAGGCCGCCCGCCACCGCTTCGACACCTGA
- a CDS encoding RidA family protein, with protein sequence MAINLVNPSGLPKIDAYRQVSIATGSKLVFIAGQVAWDAEGITVGHGDLAAQVEQCYVNIGTALSEAGGSFDDVAKLTVYVVDWTPDKMTPLLEGISRASAKLGIIPVPPATLLGVAALDVPDHLVEIEATAILG encoded by the coding sequence ATGGCCATCAACCTGGTGAACCCGAGCGGATTGCCCAAGATCGATGCGTACCGGCAGGTGTCGATCGCAACGGGGTCGAAGCTGGTCTTCATCGCGGGCCAGGTCGCCTGGGATGCCGAGGGGATCACGGTCGGCCATGGCGACCTCGCCGCGCAGGTCGAGCAGTGCTACGTCAACATCGGCACCGCTCTGTCCGAGGCCGGGGGCTCCTTCGACGACGTGGCGAAACTGACCGTCTACGTCGTCGACTGGACGCCCGACAAGATGACCCCACTGCTGGAGGGCATCTCCCGGGCGTCCGCGAAGCTGGGCATCATCCCGGTCCCGCCGGCCACGCTGCTGGGTGTCGCGGCCCTGGACGTCCCCGACCATCTGGTCGAGATCGAAGCCACCGCGATCCTCGGCTGA
- a CDS encoding DUF4362 domain-containing protein, with translation MKRILGTVLACATLAACSGPDPSPQPTAPTTAPSVAAGLTDCGTFSPPQGDGLPESAARCLIEAVRAGHPAQLKVTRLTVEGDPIPVTYTVGADGRVEIITDSRQDGFGTQVVTRRTCTDPVAAPELQFAHCSEPTPIE, from the coding sequence ATGAAGCGGATACTCGGAACGGTATTGGCCTGTGCGACGCTGGCGGCGTGCAGCGGACCGGATCCCTCACCGCAGCCGACCGCCCCCACCACCGCTCCAAGCGTCGCTGCCGGCCTGACGGATTGCGGGACGTTCAGCCCGCCGCAGGGCGACGGCTTGCCGGAATCCGCGGCCCGATGCCTGATCGAGGCAGTGCGGGCCGGACATCCCGCCCAGTTGAAGGTGACCAGGCTGACGGTTGAAGGCGACCCGATCCCGGTCACCTATACCGTCGGCGCCGATGGCCGCGTGGAGATCATCACGGATTCGCGGCAGGACGGATTCGGCACGCAGGTGGTCACCCGTCGTACCTGCACCGATCCGGTCGCCGCACCGGAGCTGCAGTTCGCTCATTGTTCTGAGCCCACACCGATCGAGTAG
- a CDS encoding glycoside hydrolase family 26 protein encodes MRRRALLGTAAAAVALATSDAAGPAAAAARKDRAPIRYLGMFRQEDPTAIAASVKNLYGVTPAGVMWFDSWASGRAFPSDEARMLWRRGIMPHYTWEPWNTALGPNDPGQIHLTDVIDGTWDNYIRARAEEFAAVRLPILVRWGHEFNGNWYPWGIANNNADPSLYVRAYRHVHDLVTGAGARNVQWVWAYNNGSSPDAPYNDPAGAYPGDRYVDWVGIDGYNWGFGPSWDPAGDHWTSFDATFATAYAKARAVAPNRPVMIGEFASTEDGGDKARWLEDMDAKLSSGAYPDLKLLTYFDVTKEEPWSPTSSPAALAAFTSWTRRRYMKGRGHELARVAGDYACSRVSPATTKVHPV; translated from the coding sequence ATGCGACGGCGAGCACTGCTCGGCACGGCGGCGGCCGCGGTGGCACTGGCAACGTCCGACGCCGCCGGGCCGGCCGCGGCGGCAGCCCGCAAGGACCGGGCCCCCATCCGTTACCTGGGCATGTTCCGGCAAGAGGACCCCACCGCGATCGCGGCGAGCGTCAAGAACCTCTACGGCGTCACCCCGGCCGGCGTGATGTGGTTCGACAGCTGGGCGAGCGGGCGAGCCTTCCCGTCGGACGAAGCCAGGATGCTCTGGCGGCGCGGCATCATGCCGCACTACACCTGGGAACCGTGGAATACCGCGCTCGGCCCCAACGACCCCGGGCAGATCCACCTGACCGACGTCATCGACGGCACCTGGGACAACTACATCAGGGCACGCGCCGAAGAGTTCGCCGCCGTGCGGCTGCCGATCCTGGTCCGCTGGGGGCACGAGTTCAACGGCAACTGGTATCCGTGGGGCATAGCGAACAACAACGCCGACCCGTCGCTGTACGTGCGGGCGTACCGGCATGTCCATGACCTCGTCACGGGCGCCGGGGCACGGAACGTGCAATGGGTGTGGGCGTACAACAACGGATCCTCGCCGGACGCGCCCTACAACGACCCGGCCGGCGCGTACCCCGGCGACAGGTACGTGGACTGGGTCGGCATCGACGGATACAACTGGGGCTTCGGTCCGTCGTGGGACCCGGCCGGCGACCACTGGACGAGCTTCGACGCGACCTTCGCCACCGCGTACGCCAAGGCCCGCGCCGTCGCCCCGAACCGTCCGGTGATGATCGGCGAGTTCGCCTCCACCGAGGACGGCGGCGACAAGGCCCGATGGCTCGAGGACATGGACGCGAAGCTGAGCTCGGGCGCGTACCCCGATCTCAAACTGCTCACCTACTTCGACGTCACCAAGGAAGAGCCCTGGTCACCGACCTCGTCGCCGGCCGCGCTCGCCGCCTTCACGTCCTGGACGCGACGGAGGTACATGAAGGGCCGCGGCCACGAGTTGGCGCGCGTCGCCGGGGACTACGCCTGTTCCCGTGTCTCCCCAGCGACCACGAAGGTTCACCCGGTCTGA
- a CDS encoding sulfite exporter TauE/SafE family protein translates to MTWQDGLTGFVAGLLISVVTAPVGVSGAVFLLPVQLSVLHVPSPAITPTNLLYNVVAGPGALARYRRNGQLTGPLARLLIAGTVPGVVLGAIIRVFAIPGPQVFRLVAAAVLLPLGLWLCTRALRPGTPDRPPLSRRALLGLSVATGTVGGIYGIGGGSILGPVLAGRGTPMTQIAPAALASTFVTSVVGAATYGLLTLVTDGDVAPHWLLGLLCGTGGLVGGYLGARLQPLLPERTLRLLLGALATALAIFYLVELRSG, encoded by the coding sequence ATGACCTGGCAGGACGGTCTCACCGGGTTCGTCGCGGGCCTGCTGATCTCGGTCGTCACCGCGCCGGTCGGGGTGTCCGGGGCGGTCTTCCTGCTGCCGGTTCAGCTCAGCGTGCTGCACGTGCCGAGCCCGGCGATCACGCCGACCAACCTGCTGTACAACGTCGTTGCCGGGCCCGGTGCTCTGGCCCGCTACCGGCGCAACGGCCAGCTCACCGGGCCGCTCGCCCGGCTGCTGATCGCCGGCACCGTCCCGGGCGTCGTCCTCGGCGCGATCATCCGGGTCTTCGCCATTCCCGGGCCGCAGGTCTTCCGTCTCGTGGCGGCGGCCGTCCTGCTTCCGCTCGGCCTCTGGCTCTGCACGCGCGCTCTGCGACCCGGCACACCCGACCGGCCACCACTGTCGCGGCGCGCCCTCCTGGGTCTGAGCGTGGCCACCGGTACGGTCGGCGGCATCTACGGCATCGGCGGCGGCTCGATCCTCGGGCCGGTCCTCGCGGGCCGCGGCACCCCGATGACCCAGATCGCACCGGCCGCGCTGGCTTCCACCTTCGTCACCTCGGTCGTGGGCGCGGCCACCTACGGCCTGCTCACCCTGGTCACCGACGGCGACGTCGCCCCGCACTGGCTCCTCGGCCTGCTCTGCGGCACTGGCGGCCTGGTCGGCGGCTATCTCGGTGCCCGGCTCCAGCCACTGCTGCCGGAGCGGACGCTGCGCCTGCTGCTCGGCGCCCTGGCCACGGCTCTGGCGATCTTCTACCTCGTCGAGCTGCGCAGCGGGTAA
- a CDS encoding PQQ-dependent sugar dehydrogenase produces MSRRRRRPATLLAGLLVLALSAPLSASVPAAGASRAQAVPLSELTVVSEQVASGLQRPIAITGLPDGRMLIAEKNGTVRAYHPDTGLAAEPVFDLTARIDASDNERGLLGITPAPNFARTGMLYVAYTSLPAGALTLARLPIGAPERLQVLLTQEHAEYGNHNGGQVAFGRDGYLYWSTGDGGHANDPFKAGQDLGTLLGKIVRIDVDRACGAKPYCVPSTNPFIRTPGARPEIWVYGLRNPWRFSVDPVDNSLWIGDVGQGLVEEINHIRPWQGGANLGWSCKEGTPVFDPAQCRPGVRYVDPVFEYEHFLTDSCSVIGGVVYRGSRTPEAWGTYVASDYCAPRVYAVRPQRDGGYETATIGAFPTQPTAIAADVHGELYVLSDYPGWLSRVRFERVQPVSAGGAGRS; encoded by the coding sequence ATGTCGCGACGTCGTCGTCGCCCGGCCACCCTGCTGGCCGGCCTGCTCGTTCTGGCCCTGTCCGCGCCCCTGTCGGCCTCGGTGCCGGCGGCCGGCGCATCCCGCGCCCAAGCGGTGCCACTCAGCGAGCTGACCGTGGTGTCCGAACAGGTGGCTTCCGGTCTGCAGCGCCCGATCGCGATCACCGGGCTGCCCGACGGCCGGATGCTGATCGCGGAGAAGAACGGCACCGTCCGCGCCTATCACCCCGACACCGGCCTGGCGGCCGAGCCGGTGTTCGACCTGACCGCCCGCATCGACGCGTCGGACAACGAGCGCGGCCTGCTCGGCATCACGCCCGCGCCGAACTTCGCACGCACCGGGATGCTCTACGTGGCCTACACGAGCCTGCCGGCCGGCGCGCTGACCCTGGCGCGACTGCCCATCGGCGCCCCGGAACGGCTACAGGTGCTGCTCACCCAGGAGCACGCCGAGTACGGCAACCACAACGGCGGACAGGTGGCGTTCGGCCGCGACGGCTACCTCTACTGGTCCACCGGCGACGGCGGCCACGCGAACGACCCGTTCAAGGCCGGTCAGGACCTCGGCACCCTGCTCGGCAAGATCGTGCGGATCGACGTCGACCGCGCCTGCGGCGCCAAGCCCTACTGCGTGCCTTCCACAAACCCCTTCATTCGTACGCCGGGCGCGCGGCCGGAGATCTGGGTGTACGGCCTGCGCAACCCGTGGCGGTTCTCCGTCGACCCGGTCGACAATTCGCTGTGGATCGGTGACGTCGGCCAGGGTCTGGTCGAGGAGATCAACCACATCCGGCCCTGGCAGGGCGGGGCGAACCTCGGCTGGTCCTGCAAGGAGGGCACCCCGGTGTTCGACCCGGCGCAATGCCGGCCGGGCGTGCGGTACGTCGACCCGGTCTTCGAGTACGAGCACTTCCTCACCGACAGCTGCTCGGTGATCGGCGGTGTGGTGTACCGAGGATCCCGGACCCCCGAGGCGTGGGGGACATACGTCGCGAGCGACTACTGCGCGCCCCGCGTCTACGCCGTGCGCCCCCAGCGCGACGGTGGCTACGAGACCGCCACGATCGGCGCCTTTCCCACCCAGCCGACCGCGATCGCCGCCGACGTGCACGGCGAACTGTACGTGCTCAGCGACTACCCGGGATGGCTGAGCCGGGTACGGTTCGAGCGAGTCCAACCGGTCTCCGCGGGCGGGGCCGGCCGCTCGTGA